The window TCAATACATAATGATTAATCAATACATAATGATTAATCAGTACATAAAATAATATAGAACATTCTATAATTTAGAATATTTTTTGGAATATATTCGAATGGAAATGGAATAAGTGATAACATGCTGGAAATGTTCAATGCAAAATCAGTTGCCGTAATAGGGGCATCAGGAACAAAGGGTAAAATCGGTTACGACGTGATGAAATCCCTTTTGAATTATTATGACGGGAAAATAGTCCCAGTAAACCCGAAAGGTGGTAGTGTACTTGGATTACAGGCATACAAATCCATTAAAGACCATGGTCCAGTGGATCTGGTGGTCATAGTCATACCTGCACATCTGATCCCAGCGACAGTTGAAGAATGTGGAGAAATTGGAATAAAAAACGTTGTGGTGATCTCAGCAGGGTTCAAAGAGGTTGACACTGAAGGAGCTCGTCTGGAAAACCAGTTAGTGGAAATATGCAAAAAATATCAGATTAAACTGGTTGGCCCTAACTGTCTGGGTATTATGGACACCTACAATGATCTCAACGCATCATTCTCCTCAGACATTGCCCATAAAGGTAAAATATCCTTCATGACCCAATCAGGAGCCATCATGGCCGCTATCCTTGATTATGCTGATAAAAAGAACATAGGATTCTCCAGAATTGTCAGTCTGGGAAACAAGGCAGTGATCAATGAAAATGATTGTATGAAAGATTTCATGGAAGATGAAAACACCGAAGTGATAACTGCCTACCTGGAAGGTATTGTTGATGGCCAGGGTTTCATTGATGCCTGCAGAGCCGCCTCCCATAAAAAACCAGTTCTGGTTATAAAGTCAGGAACAACATCCAAGGGATCAGAAGCAGTTTCCTCCCACACTGGAACCATAGCAGGCTCTGACTCAGCATACGAAGCAGCATTTTCCCAGTGCGGAATCATACGTGTGAACTCCCTGGACGAAATGATGGATTACAGTAGTGCCATGGCACTAGCACCACTCCCTAAGGGGAAAAGAATAGCCATAATCACCAATGCCGGTGGTCCAGCCATTATGACTACTGATGTTGCCATAAAAGTCGGACTGGAACTTGCCGAACTAACCACAGAAACCAAAGAAAAACTCAACGAAGGATTACCTGACACAGCCAGTATTAAAAACCCAGTGGATATTCTGGGTGATGCCACTCCTGAAAGATACGCCTTCACCCTGGAAACTGTACTGGAAGACCCCAATGTGGACGGAGTAATCTACATGGTAACACCCCAATCAGTAACTGACCCGGAAGGAATTGCCAAAATAGCTGCAAACCATGCTAAAACTGCTGAAAAACCAATCTTGACCAGTTTCTTCGGAGGAACTCGTTTCGAAGGTGCTGAAAAACTCCTGGCAAAAGAGGAAGTTCCTAACTACCTGTATCCCAAACGGGCTGTAAAAAGCATGAAAAAACTTTATGATTACACAATCATCAGGGAACAGGAGTATCCAAAATCTCCTGAATTTGATGCTGATAAAAATTTGGTTCGAAACATAATTGAAAATGCACGGGAACAGGGTAAAAATACTCTGGGTCTGGAATCACTGGATATACTAAAGGCATATGGAATACCTACCGTAGGCACTGCCATGACATCCACTCTTGAAGAAACTGTGCAAGCAGCCGAAGAAATTGGATATCCTCTGGTTATGAAGATCATATCCCCTCAAATTTCACACAAGTCTGATGTAGGTGGAATCAAACTCAACCTCAACAATGCCCAAGAAGTAAGAGCAGCTTACCAAGATATGATGGAAAACATTCCAAAAATGGAACCTGAAGCAGTTTTAGAAGGTGTTCAGTTACAGAAGATGTTATCTGGAGGTACAGAAGTTATCATTGGAATGATACAGGATCCCACTTTTGGTTCCATGCTCATGTTTGGACTGGGTGGTATCTATGTGGAAGTCCTGGAAGATGTTGAATTTGCCATAGCCCCGGTAAATGAAAGTGAAGCCAAAACTATGATCAAAAAAATCAAAACCCACGAACTATTGGAAGGAACCAGAGGTGCCAAACCAAAGGATATCGATTCAATCGTTGATATAATACTGAGAATCTCACAAATGGTCACAGATTTCCCAGAGATCAACGAGTTTGAAATCAACCCATTGATGGTTTTTGATGAAGGTGACGGAGCATTAGCCGTTGATATGAGAGCAGTATTGAAAGAAGGAGAATCTGAGGACCTGTTACAGAGTTCTCCCCGATCATCGAGTATGGAATCAACTACTATGTAAAAATTGTACCAACACAGAATAATTATTGATTCTGTGAGTACGGCATGTGAGTTTAGAATAATTGTTGGGTGTTTAATTGATGGAAATAGCTATAGGGGTATTTTTGCGGATATAAGTACAATAGTTATTTCCATTGGATACTCAATACCTTTTTTCGTACTCTGAACGTTTAAAAACTATTTTAAATTGGGTTCCATGGCTCCTATCCAGTTTTATATCACCATTTAACTGGATAATTAAAGTGTTAACTAGTTTTAAACCCAATGATTCTGTATTCTTGAAGTCTAAATCTTCAGGGAACCCTATACCTGTATCACTAATTTTGAGTTCATAATAATCACCATCTTCAACAGTATCATATGTTTTGAGTGATAAAACTACTTCACCATTCATTCCTACAGGAAAAGCATGTTTTAAGCTGTTGGAGACAAGTTCACTTATTATAAGTCCACATGGTATTGCAGTTTCAATATTTAAAACCACATCCTCCACATTGATTACTGATCTAATCCTGTCCTCAGGGATATGGTATGAATAAAACAGTTCTGATACCAGTGTGCGAACGTAGTTATCAAATTTGATACTGGTCAAATCAGGGGATTGATACAATTTTTCATGGATCATGGCCATGGATCTAACCCGGTTCTGACTCTCCTTT is drawn from Methanobacterium petrolearium and contains these coding sequences:
- a CDS encoding acetate--CoA ligase family protein, which codes for MLEMFNAKSVAVIGASGTKGKIGYDVMKSLLNYYDGKIVPVNPKGGSVLGLQAYKSIKDHGPVDLVVIVIPAHLIPATVEECGEIGIKNVVVISAGFKEVDTEGARLENQLVEICKKYQIKLVGPNCLGIMDTYNDLNASFSSDIAHKGKISFMTQSGAIMAAILDYADKKNIGFSRIVSLGNKAVINENDCMKDFMEDENTEVITAYLEGIVDGQGFIDACRAASHKKPVLVIKSGTTSKGSEAVSSHTGTIAGSDSAYEAAFSQCGIIRVNSLDEMMDYSSAMALAPLPKGKRIAIITNAGGPAIMTTDVAIKVGLELAELTTETKEKLNEGLPDTASIKNPVDILGDATPERYAFTLETVLEDPNVDGVIYMVTPQSVTDPEGIAKIAANHAKTAEKPILTSFFGGTRFEGAEKLLAKEEVPNYLYPKRAVKSMKKLYDYTIIREQEYPKSPEFDADKNLVRNIIENAREQGKNTLGLESLDILKAYGIPTVGTAMTSTLEETVQAAEEIGYPLVMKIISPQISHKSDVGGIKLNLNNAQEVRAAYQDMMENIPKMEPEAVLEGVQLQKMLSGGTEVIIGMIQDPTFGSMLMFGLGGIYVEVLEDVEFAIAPVNESEAKTMIKKIKTHELLEGTRGAKPKDIDSIVDIILRISQMVTDFPEINEFEINPLMVFDEGDGALAVDMRAVLKEGESEDLLQSSPRSSSMESTTM